A region of Necator americanus strain Aroian chromosome I, whole genome shotgun sequence DNA encodes the following proteins:
- a CDS encoding hypothetical protein (NECATOR_CHRI.G2936.T1): MDDIDYGDANKYTNDSSIEMAWAVKAAERANVHMNLLMCCDTKVLRLNKLQDVIHTSFRNSFPDLDVHKVTEVELKQGGMKEKWHDFCEHFKELVEDYSLGTLMRMEACKGYSEENTIVVPKIIYLAIEIARNLEGVNEKLKLEFTEDHRKNGAQL, encoded by the exons ATGGATGATATCGACTATGGAGATGCGAACAAGTACACTAACGATAGTTCAATCGAAATGGCTTGGGctgtgaag GCGGCAGAACGTGCTAATGTCCATATGAACCTTCTGATGTGTTGCGACACTAAAGTTCTGAGACTGAACAAACTGCAGGATGTTATTCATACGTCATTCAGGAATTCATTTCCTGACCTAGACGTGCACAag gttaCAGAAGTCGAGTTGAAGCAAGGTGGCATGAAGGAGAAGTGGCATGACTTCTGCGAACATTTTAAGGAG CTTGTGGAAGACTACTCGCTTGGGACCTTGATGCGGATGGAAGCTTGCAAAGGTTACAGCGAAGAAAACACCATTGTAGTCCCTAAG ATAATCTATTTGGCAATTGAAATCGCAAGAAATCTCGAAGGAGTGAATGAGAAGTTAAAACTAGAATTCACAGAAGATCACAGAAAAAATGGGGCTCAATTATAG